A single genomic interval of Mycobacterium sp. DL592 harbors:
- a CDS encoding DeoR/GlpR family DNA-binding transcription regulator, with translation MDSETRQSRIVEFARTRGRVEVASLAEELDVATETIRRDLKVLAGRRLIKRVHGGAIPLETVAFESTVEYRSQADLAEKHRIAAAAAELLHGAETVYLDEGFTPRLIAERFAERDLTIVTSSLLVAEVLAHSQTVTVLLLGGRLRGRTLATVDHWATDMLGSLVLDVSYLGTNGISIEHGLTTPDPAVAAVKHTAVKVARRSILVAAHSKFGANSFCRFAEVSDFESIVTGTELSAAEAGRYEASGPSVTRA, from the coding sequence GTGGACTCCGAAACCCGCCAAAGCCGCATCGTCGAATTCGCCCGCACCCGGGGTCGCGTCGAGGTGGCCTCGCTCGCCGAAGAACTCGACGTCGCCACGGAGACGATCCGGCGCGACCTGAAGGTGCTGGCCGGCCGGCGACTGATCAAGCGGGTGCACGGTGGGGCGATTCCGTTGGAGACGGTGGCCTTCGAGTCGACCGTTGAGTACCGCAGCCAGGCCGACCTGGCCGAGAAACACCGCATCGCCGCCGCCGCGGCCGAGTTGCTGCACGGGGCCGAAACGGTCTATCTGGACGAGGGTTTCACGCCACGGCTGATCGCCGAACGATTCGCCGAGCGGGACCTGACCATCGTCACCTCGTCGCTGTTGGTGGCCGAGGTGCTGGCGCACAGCCAAACGGTCACGGTGCTGCTTCTGGGCGGCCGGCTACGCGGGCGAACCCTGGCCACCGTCGACCACTGGGCCACCGACATGCTGGGCAGCCTGGTGCTCGATGTCTCATACCTTGGCACGAACGGTATTTCGATCGAGCATGGCCTGACGACACCCGATCCCGCGGTGGCGGCGGTGAAGCACACGGCGGTCAAGGTGGCCCGCCGCAGCATCCTCGTCGCGGCCCATTCGAAGTTTGGCGCGAACAGCTTCTGCCGGTTCGCCGAGGTGTCGGATTTCGAATCGATCGTGACCGGAACCGAGCTGTCAGCGGCCGAGGCGGGCCGGTACGAGGCGTCGGGACCGTCGGTCACGCGGGCCTAG
- a CDS encoding zinc-dependent dehydrogenase, which produces MKALRFYAPEDVRLEDVPEPQCGPDEVKIRVRNCSTCGTDVKILHNGHQNLTPPRTIGHEVAGEIVEVGAKVNATYGSDWKAGDRVQVIAAVPCGECYECRKGWMAVCQNQTSVGYQYDGGFAEYMIVPSQVLKVDGLNRIPDNVGFDEASAAEPFACAINAQELLGIEEGDTVVVFGAGPIGCMHIRIARGVHNCGPVYLVDVNDSRLKMSADAVHPDEVINAAEVDVVEKVMELTGGRGADVVITATAANITQEQAIAIAARNGRISFFGGLPKTNPTITCDSNVVHYRQLHIHGANGSAPEHNKRALEYISTGQVPVKDLITCHIALDDVLDAFGIVKSGEAIKVTVEP; this is translated from the coding sequence ATGAAAGCCCTGCGTTTCTACGCGCCGGAGGATGTCCGCCTCGAAGACGTGCCCGAACCCCAGTGCGGTCCCGACGAGGTCAAGATCCGGGTGCGCAACTGCTCGACGTGCGGCACCGACGTCAAGATCTTGCACAACGGTCACCAGAACCTGACTCCGCCGCGGACCATCGGTCACGAGGTCGCCGGCGAGATCGTCGAGGTCGGAGCCAAGGTCAACGCGACGTACGGCAGCGACTGGAAGGCAGGCGATCGTGTTCAGGTGATCGCCGCGGTGCCCTGCGGCGAGTGCTACGAATGCCGCAAGGGCTGGATGGCGGTATGCCAGAACCAGACGTCGGTCGGCTACCAGTACGACGGCGGATTCGCCGAGTACATGATCGTGCCCAGCCAGGTGCTCAAGGTCGACGGACTCAACCGGATTCCCGACAACGTCGGCTTCGACGAGGCGTCGGCCGCTGAACCGTTCGCGTGCGCCATCAACGCCCAGGAACTGCTCGGCATCGAAGAGGGCGACACCGTCGTCGTGTTCGGCGCCGGCCCGATCGGGTGTATGCACATCCGCATCGCCCGCGGTGTGCACAACTGCGGGCCGGTCTATCTGGTCGACGTCAACGACAGCCGCCTGAAGATGTCGGCCGACGCCGTGCACCCCGACGAGGTCATCAATGCCGCCGAGGTCGACGTCGTCGAGAAGGTGATGGAACTGACCGGCGGACGCGGTGCCGACGTCGTCATCACCGCCACGGCGGCCAACATCACCCAGGAGCAGGCCATCGCGATAGCCGCACGCAACGGCCGCATCTCATTCTTCGGTGGCCTGCCCAAGACCAACCCGACGATCACCTGCGATTCCAACGTCGTGCACTACCGCCAGCTGCACATCCACGGCGCCAACGGGTCCGCCCCGGAACACAACAAGCGCGCACTCGAATACATCTCCACCGGTCAGGTGCCCGTCAAGGACCTGATCACCTGCCATATCGCCCTCGACGACGTGCTTGACGCATTCGGCATCGTCAAGAGCGGTGAGGCCATCAAGGTGACCGTCGAGCCGTAG
- a CDS encoding MOSC domain-containing protein, whose translation MKVLAIHLAPGTRLPVKSVDAVAAEAGKGLVGDRYHGTRNRQVTIQSQEFLDQAAADLGYAFDPGATRRNITVDTGEIPTRPGTRLRIGDTELEVVRVAAPCRLLDDSVGPGAAAALRRRAGSACRVLTSGTIRVGDAVEISAASTESEGA comes from the coding sequence GTGAAAGTCCTCGCCATCCATCTCGCCCCCGGCACTCGGCTTCCGGTCAAGTCCGTCGACGCGGTGGCCGCCGAGGCCGGCAAGGGTCTGGTCGGCGACCGCTACCACGGCACACGGAACCGGCAGGTCACCATCCAGTCCCAGGAGTTCCTCGACCAGGCGGCGGCCGATCTCGGTTACGCGTTCGACCCTGGTGCCACCCGGCGCAACATCACCGTGGATACCGGCGAGATCCCCACCCGGCCCGGTACCCGGCTGCGGATCGGCGACACCGAACTGGAGGTGGTCCGGGTGGCGGCACCGTGCCGGCTACTCGACGACAGCGTCGGCCCGGGGGCGGCGGCGGCGTTACGACGCCGGGCCGGCTCGGCGTGCCGGGTGCTGACCTCCGGGACGATCCGCGTCGGAGATGCCGTCGAGATCAGCGCAGCGAGTACCGAATCGGAAGGTGCTTGA
- a CDS encoding SDR family oxidoreductase: protein MTSGHPLDRFAGSWALVTGSARSEGLGYALARQLSQRRINVVLVDVLDEDLLARAAELRQAYGIEVRPIAADLAELASYPRILNALSDIDVDVLICNHMFTPKDTPKILDMDLDVHNAMIDINARAYVNLIHPLANLMVTRGTGAVVIVSSAAGLTPTPYTGAYAGNKAFQIAFGEALWFELRNTGVEVLVVSAGLMNTQGDALSKYPKWQIADRDDCAAEILSAIGRKHMVTPGRANHVFTLINTRLMSRRRAVETVGRFMVKGLGK from the coding sequence ATGACATCTGGACATCCGCTCGACCGCTTCGCCGGATCATGGGCGTTGGTCACCGGTAGCGCCCGCAGCGAGGGGCTGGGTTACGCGCTTGCCCGTCAACTGTCCCAGCGCAGGATCAATGTGGTTCTGGTCGACGTCCTAGACGAGGATCTTCTGGCCAGGGCCGCCGAACTGCGTCAGGCATACGGCATCGAGGTGCGGCCGATCGCCGCGGACCTCGCCGAACTCGCATCCTACCCGCGAATCCTGAACGCGCTCAGCGATATCGACGTCGATGTGCTGATCTGCAACCACATGTTCACCCCCAAGGACACTCCGAAGATCCTCGACATGGATCTCGATGTGCACAACGCGATGATCGACATCAACGCCCGGGCCTACGTGAATCTCATTCACCCGCTTGCGAACCTGATGGTCACTCGGGGAACGGGTGCGGTGGTCATCGTGTCCTCGGCCGCCGGGCTGACGCCTACGCCGTACACCGGGGCCTACGCCGGTAACAAGGCCTTCCAGATCGCCTTCGGCGAGGCGCTCTGGTTCGAGTTACGCAACACCGGGGTAGAGGTCCTCGTGGTATCGGCGGGCCTGATGAACACCCAGGGCGACGCGCTGTCGAAGTACCCGAAGTGGCAGATCGCCGATCGCGATGACTGTGCAGCAGAGATACTTTCGGCCATCGGGCGCAAGCATATGGTGACCCCGGGCCGGGCCAACCACGTGTTCACGCTCATCAACACCCGCCTGATGAGCCGGCGCCGTGCGGTGGAAACCGTCGGCAGGTTCATGGTCAAGGGGCTCGGGAAGTAG
- a CDS encoding PTS mannitol transporter subunit IICBA, with translation MVMPNIGAFIAWGLITALFIKAGWLTGLFEGLRSPDGWVAKIGGWGDFAHGGIVAPMITYLLPILIGATGGRMIYGIRGGVVGAIATMGVIAGSDIPMFLGAMIMGPLGGWVIKKIDALWDGKIRPGFEMLIDNFSAGIIGLILAVFGFFGIGPIVTAFSKGAGHVVDFLVAHNLLPLTSIFIEPAKVLFLNNAINHGVLTPLGTTQALETGKSVLFLLEANPGPGLGILLAYMAFGRGAARASAPGAAIIQFFGGIHEIYFPYVLMKPKLIVATILGGMTGIFINVLFGSGLRAPAAPGSIIAVYAQTASGSFLGVTLSVFGAAAVSFAVAALLLKTDRSDDDGDLGGATADMEALKGKKSSVSAALLGSAGSAPITTIVFACDAGMGSSAMGASVLRKKVQAAGFSDVKVTNASIANLTDSYGLVVTHQDLTARAKQKTPSAVHVSVDNFMNAPQYDEIVELLGHAGNGTEPAVVEPSGDSPPEDVLSMEAIVLAGTATTRDGAIGEAGRLLVASGAVKPAYVEAMYEREASVSTYMGNGLAIPHGTNDAKSAIKRSGISFVRYAEPIDWNGKPAEFVVGIAGAGKDHMDLLTRIAGVFLSKDEVARLRAAQTPEEVREVLAGPGK, from the coding sequence ATGGTTATGCCCAATATCGGCGCGTTCATCGCCTGGGGTCTGATCACCGCGCTGTTCATCAAGGCGGGCTGGCTCACCGGCCTGTTCGAGGGACTGCGCAGCCCGGACGGCTGGGTGGCCAAGATCGGCGGCTGGGGTGACTTCGCCCACGGCGGCATCGTCGCGCCGATGATCACCTACCTGCTGCCGATCCTCATCGGCGCCACCGGCGGCCGGATGATCTACGGGATCCGCGGCGGCGTGGTGGGCGCCATCGCCACCATGGGCGTCATCGCCGGTTCGGACATCCCGATGTTCCTCGGCGCGATGATCATGGGCCCACTCGGCGGCTGGGTGATCAAGAAGATCGACGCGCTGTGGGACGGCAAGATTCGTCCGGGCTTCGAGATGCTCATCGACAACTTCTCGGCGGGCATCATCGGGCTGATCCTGGCGGTCTTCGGCTTCTTCGGGATCGGCCCCATCGTGACGGCATTCTCCAAGGGCGCTGGGCATGTCGTCGATTTCCTGGTGGCCCACAACCTGCTGCCGTTGACCTCGATCTTCATCGAGCCCGCCAAGGTACTGTTCCTCAACAACGCCATCAACCACGGCGTGCTCACCCCGCTGGGCACCACTCAGGCGCTGGAGACCGGCAAGTCGGTGCTCTTCCTCCTCGAGGCGAACCCGGGACCCGGTCTGGGAATCCTGTTGGCCTACATGGCCTTCGGGCGGGGTGCCGCGCGGGCATCGGCTCCGGGCGCTGCGATCATCCAGTTCTTCGGCGGGATCCACGAGATCTACTTCCCGTACGTCCTGATGAAACCCAAGCTGATCGTCGCCACGATTCTCGGCGGCATGACGGGCATCTTCATAAACGTGCTGTTCGGTTCCGGCCTGCGCGCACCCGCCGCCCCGGGCTCGATCATCGCCGTCTACGCCCAAACCGCCAGCGGTAGCTTCCTCGGTGTCACGCTGTCGGTATTCGGCGCCGCCGCAGTCTCATTCGCGGTGGCCGCCCTGCTGCTCAAGACCGACCGCTCGGATGACGACGGCGACCTGGGGGGAGCCACCGCCGACATGGAGGCGCTCAAGGGCAAGAAGTCGAGCGTGTCTGCCGCCCTGCTGGGTTCAGCGGGCAGCGCCCCGATCACCACGATCGTGTTCGCCTGCGACGCCGGCATGGGCTCATCGGCCATGGGCGCGTCGGTGCTGCGCAAAAAGGTCCAGGCCGCGGGATTCTCCGACGTGAAGGTCACCAACGCGTCGATCGCCAATCTCACCGACAGCTACGGCCTGGTGGTGACCCACCAGGACCTGACGGCGCGTGCCAAGCAGAAAACCCCGTCGGCCGTGCATGTTTCGGTGGACAACTTCATGAACGCGCCACAGTACGACGAGATCGTGGAACTGCTCGGCCACGCCGGCAACGGCACCGAGCCCGCCGTGGTCGAGCCGTCCGGTGACTCACCGCCCGAGGATGTGCTGAGCATGGAAGCCATCGTGCTGGCCGGGACAGCGACCACCCGCGATGGTGCGATCGGCGAGGCGGGACGGCTGTTGGTCGCCTCAGGCGCAGTCAAACCGGCCTATGTCGAGGCGATGTACGAACGCGAAGCCTCGGTGTCGACCTACATGGGCAACGGCCTGGCCATTCCGCACGGCACCAACGACGCCAAATCCGCGATCAAGCGGTCCGGTATCTCGTTCGTGCGCTATGCCGAACCGATCGACTGGAACGGTAAGCCGGCCGAGTTCGTAGTCGGCATTGCTGGTGCCGGCAAGGACCATATGGACCTGCTGACCAGGATCGCCGGGGTATTCCTCAGCAAGGACGAGGTGGCGCGGCTGCGCGCGGCCCAGACACCCGAAGAGGTCCGGGAGGTACTCGCCGGCCCCGGCAAGTGA
- a CDS encoding peptide MFS transporter, whose translation MAELAERAGNPAPRTLFGHPIGLANLFGVELWERFSFYGMLTILGYYLYYSVTEGGLGLPKATATGIVGAYGGLVYLSTVLGGWIADRVLGMERTVFYGGVVVMCGHIALAILPGLTGVAVGLVLIALGSGALKANASSLLGTLYDEGDPRRDGGFTLFYLGINLGAFIGPLITGLLQTNLGFHYGFGAAAIGMALGLAQYVAFRRNLGEHGRTVPHPLSRKDFVRTAAAVGVVLAVVVVAFAVGVITLANLSQVTTGIIVVASIAYFALMLNSPRVDALERTRVRAFIPLFIANAVFWSLFQQIFTVLAVYSDERMNWSIFGWTAPSNWIGSIEPVWIILLSPLFALMWTKLGRRAPTTPRKFAYGVIGMGAAFLLFLPMAATSGRSVPALLVVAIMAVFAVSELMLSPIGLSVTTQLAPNAFRAQMMALYFFSVGLGTSMSGVLAKYYDAEHEVAYFGILGLVAILVGVVVWVVAPRISRLMEGVH comes from the coding sequence ATGGCTGAACTCGCAGAGCGGGCCGGAAACCCCGCGCCTCGCACCCTCTTCGGGCATCCCATCGGTCTGGCGAACCTGTTCGGTGTCGAACTGTGGGAGCGCTTCTCGTTCTACGGGATGCTCACCATCCTCGGTTACTACCTGTACTACTCGGTGACCGAGGGCGGCCTGGGGCTGCCGAAAGCGACCGCCACTGGCATCGTCGGCGCCTACGGCGGCCTGGTCTACCTCTCGACGGTGCTGGGCGGCTGGATCGCCGACCGCGTCCTCGGCATGGAACGCACCGTCTTCTACGGCGGGGTGGTCGTCATGTGCGGTCACATCGCCCTGGCGATCTTGCCCGGGCTGACCGGGGTCGCCGTGGGCCTGGTGCTGATCGCCCTGGGATCGGGGGCGTTGAAGGCCAACGCGTCCTCGCTGCTGGGCACGCTGTACGACGAAGGCGATCCGCGCCGCGACGGCGGGTTCACCCTGTTCTATCTGGGGATTAATCTGGGCGCCTTCATCGGTCCGCTGATCACCGGCCTGCTGCAGACGAATCTCGGCTTCCACTACGGGTTCGGTGCTGCCGCGATCGGGATGGCGCTCGGGCTAGCCCAGTATGTCGCGTTCCGGCGAAACCTGGGCGAGCACGGCAGGACCGTGCCACATCCGTTGTCGCGCAAAGATTTCGTGCGCACCGCCGCCGCGGTCGGGGTGGTGCTCGCGGTGGTCGTCGTCGCGTTCGCCGTCGGTGTGATCACCTTGGCCAACCTGTCCCAGGTCACCACCGGCATCATCGTTGTGGCGTCGATCGCCTACTTCGCGTTGATGCTGAACAGCCCGCGGGTCGATGCACTCGAGCGCACCCGGGTACGGGCGTTCATCCCGCTGTTCATCGCCAACGCGGTGTTCTGGTCGCTGTTCCAGCAGATCTTCACCGTCCTGGCGGTGTACTCCGACGAGCGGATGAACTGGTCGATCTTCGGCTGGACGGCGCCGTCGAACTGGATCGGCTCGATCGAGCCGGTCTGGATCATCCTGCTGTCCCCGCTGTTCGCGCTGATGTGGACCAAGCTGGGCCGGCGCGCACCGACCACACCGCGCAAGTTCGCCTACGGCGTCATCGGGATGGGCGCGGCGTTCCTGCTGTTCCTGCCGATGGCCGCCACGAGCGGGCGCAGTGTGCCTGCACTGCTCGTCGTCGCCATCATGGCGGTGTTCGCCGTCTCGGAGCTGATGCTGTCTCCCATCGGGCTGTCGGTGACAACTCAGTTGGCGCCCAATGCCTTCCGGGCCCAGATGATGGCGCTGTACTTCTTCTCGGTCGGCCTGGGAACGTCGATGTCAGGTGTTCTCGCGAAGTACTACGACGCCGAGCACGAGGTGGCCTACTTCGGCATCCTGGGGCTGGTCGCGATCCTCGTCGGTGTGGTGGTGTGGGTGGTGGCTCCTCGCATCAGCCGCCTGATGGAGGGCGTTCACTGA
- a CDS encoding LysE/ArgO family amino acid transporter, with amino-acid sequence MTSPLLIGFVTAMTLIAAIGAQNAFVLRQGIRGEHVLAVVSVCAISDLLLITAGIAGVGALITAHPQTVTIAKFGGAAFLFGYGALAVRRALRPSTMTATPDGPARLISVLLTCLALTFLNPHVYLDTVVLLGTIANEHAQGRWLFGVGAASASLVWFTTLGFGARRLAGLFATPVTWRILDGVIAATMIGLGISLVVT; translated from the coding sequence GTGACCTCACCCCTGCTCATCGGTTTCGTGACCGCCATGACTCTGATCGCGGCCATCGGCGCACAGAATGCGTTCGTGCTGCGACAGGGCATTCGGGGGGAACACGTTCTGGCAGTGGTCAGCGTCTGTGCCATCTCCGACCTGCTGCTCATCACAGCCGGCATCGCCGGCGTCGGTGCCCTCATCACCGCCCATCCGCAAACCGTCACGATCGCCAAGTTCGGCGGCGCGGCGTTCCTGTTCGGCTACGGGGCACTGGCCGTCCGTCGTGCCCTGCGCCCGTCGACGATGACTGCAACCCCCGACGGGCCGGCCCGGCTGATCTCGGTGCTCCTGACCTGCCTCGCCCTGACCTTCCTCAACCCGCACGTATATCTCGACACCGTCGTGCTGCTGGGCACGATCGCTAACGAGCACGCGCAGGGCCGATGGCTGTTCGGCGTCGGTGCGGCCAGCGCGAGCCTGGTGTGGTTCACCACCCTGGGGTTCGGAGCACGCCGGTTGGCCGGACTGTTCGCCACCCCGGTCACCTGGCGGATCCTCGACGGCGTGATCGCGGCGACCATGATCGGACTGGGTATCTCCCTGGTCGTCACCTGA
- a CDS encoding TetR/AcrR family transcriptional regulator, with protein MAVDGRTYGGLTAQQRSQERRKRLLDAARTLVAEVGVAPLTVDLVCQRAALSKRYFYKEFATKDDLLDAYADDLYTRIHAGAAEVVRTAPMDERVNRSVRLTLRLLASSPSDARLYMESPGFPRLRARQQRAVREITDLMAAQGLPMTGKPKPSVDRVLATRALVTATTELITGWLQGDIDTDEDTLVATITAVSLGAATNI; from the coding sequence ATGGCAGTCGACGGCCGCACCTACGGCGGGCTCACCGCGCAGCAGCGCTCGCAGGAGCGCCGCAAACGGCTGCTCGACGCCGCACGCACGCTGGTCGCCGAGGTCGGCGTCGCCCCGCTGACCGTCGACCTGGTCTGCCAGCGGGCCGCCCTGAGCAAGCGCTACTTCTACAAGGAATTCGCGACCAAGGACGATCTGCTCGACGCCTACGCCGACGATCTGTACACCAGGATCCACGCCGGCGCGGCCGAGGTGGTGCGCACGGCCCCGATGGACGAGCGGGTGAACCGCTCGGTTCGCCTCACACTGCGACTGCTGGCCTCCAGTCCCTCAGATGCACGCCTCTACATGGAGTCACCCGGATTTCCCCGGCTGCGGGCACGCCAACAGCGCGCGGTCCGAGAGATCACCGATCTGATGGCGGCGCAGGGCTTGCCGATGACGGGCAAGCCGAAGCCCTCGGTGGACCGGGTGCTGGCGACACGGGCATTGGTCACCGCCACCACCGAGCTCATCACCGGCTGGCTGCAGGGCGACATCGACACCGACGAGGACACCTTGGTCGCCACGATCACCGCCGTCTCGCTCGGTGCGGCGACCAACATCTGA
- a CDS encoding LysR family transcriptional regulator ArgP: MAIDGDQLVAFAAVVELGSFDAAANRLHVTPSAVSQRIKALEQRVGQVLVVRRKPCAATEAGVPLLRLAAQMALLESEALRETGADGQVARVSIAVNADSMSTWFTAVFQALPEVLLDVRIEDQDLSARLLREGTVMGAVTTERTPVAGCRVRPLGVMRYVPVASPGYVEGYLPGGFTARAVAGAPSMAWNRDDALQDMLIRKAFRRDIDRPTHYVPTAEGFGAAVRAGLGWGMFPEMLAAPDLAAGSFVRISDEHLDIPLFWQCWKLDSHLVRVITDAVVAAADRSAQPVLAKRPPTA; this comes from the coding sequence GTGGCGATCGACGGCGACCAACTGGTGGCTTTCGCCGCGGTGGTCGAACTGGGCAGCTTCGACGCGGCCGCCAACCGGCTGCACGTCACCCCGTCGGCGGTGAGTCAGCGGATCAAAGCTCTGGAGCAGCGCGTCGGCCAGGTTCTGGTGGTGCGCCGGAAGCCCTGTGCGGCAACCGAGGCCGGCGTGCCGCTGCTCCGCCTGGCCGCCCAGATGGCGTTGCTCGAGTCCGAGGCCCTGCGGGAGACGGGCGCCGACGGTCAGGTGGCCCGGGTGTCGATCGCCGTGAACGCCGACTCGATGTCGACCTGGTTCACCGCGGTGTTCCAGGCACTGCCGGAGGTGCTCCTGGACGTCCGGATCGAGGACCAGGACCTCTCGGCGCGCCTGCTGCGGGAGGGAACGGTGATGGGTGCGGTCACCACCGAGCGGACTCCGGTGGCCGGCTGTCGCGTGCGGCCGCTGGGAGTGATGCGGTACGTGCCGGTGGCCAGCCCCGGCTACGTCGAGGGTTACCTACCCGGCGGATTCACCGCCCGGGCCGTGGCCGGCGCCCCGTCGATGGCGTGGAATCGTGACGATGCCCTACAGGACATGTTGATTCGCAAGGCTTTCCGTCGGGATATCGACCGGCCGACGCACTACGTTCCGACTGCGGAGGGATTCGGCGCCGCGGTTCGCGCGGGCCTCGGGTGGGGGATGTTTCCGGAGATGCTGGCCGCACCCGACCTTGCGGCGGGCTCATTCGTCCGGATCAGCGACGAGCACCTCGACATCCCGCTGTTCTGGCAGTGCTGGAAGCTGGACAGCCACTTGGTGCGGGTGATCACCGATGCGGTCGTCGCGGCCGCCGATCGGTCCGCCCAGCCTGTTCTTGCCAAGCGGCCGCCCACTGCTTAA
- a CDS encoding TetR/AcrR family transcriptional regulator translates to MSGKTSAEVVDPPVRRRKNLRSEQSIRKVLDATVQELTEVPYSDLTVRSVAARAGVSPTTAYTYFPSKEALVAEVYLRLLLDAPTFTDVNDSAATRVKAQLRSLLLLMADRPYLADACTIAIIADDPAVAAVRMKIAGEVGRRINASLGPGHPPVIAATLHMVFSGALLHARSTPGGYGAMTGALDEAVDLVLTQSGEKL, encoded by the coding sequence GTGTCCGGAAAAACGTCCGCCGAGGTTGTCGACCCGCCGGTCCGTCGACGCAAGAACCTGCGGTCTGAACAAAGTATCCGCAAGGTGCTCGATGCGACGGTCCAGGAGCTGACCGAAGTCCCCTACAGCGATCTGACGGTGCGCTCGGTGGCGGCTCGGGCCGGTGTCTCACCGACGACCGCCTACACCTACTTTCCGTCCAAGGAGGCGTTGGTCGCCGAGGTGTACCTGCGGTTGCTGCTCGACGCCCCGACGTTCACCGACGTCAACGACAGCGCCGCGACCCGGGTCAAGGCGCAGCTGCGCAGCCTGCTGCTGCTGATGGCCGACCGGCCCTATCTGGCCGACGCCTGCACCATCGCGATCATCGCCGACGACCCCGCGGTCGCGGCGGTCCGAATGAAGATCGCCGGTGAAGTCGGTCGGCGGATCAACGCCTCACTGGGGCCAGGCCATCCGCCCGTGATCGCCGCGACGCTGCACATGGTCTTCTCCGGAGCATTGCTGCATGCCCGCTCGACACCGGGTGGTTACGGCGCGATGACCGGAGCGTTGGACGAGGCGGTGGATCTCGTGTTGACCCAGTCCGGCGAAAAACTCTGA
- a CDS encoding cytochrome P450 — MTTRIMDPAGRVLADPTSYTDEKQLHEALTHLRAQAPVSWVDVDGFDPFWGITKHADIMDIERQNDLFTNDPRAVLLPAALDAQMRADRAAGAGLATLIHIDDPHHRDLRKIGADWFKPSALRVLKARCDELAKRYVDLMVEKGPELDFAQEIAVNYPLYVILTLLGLPESDFPRMLKLTQELFGSEDSEFQRDIDQEALLATLMDFFAYFAALTASRRETPTEDLASAVANATINGAPLSDMDTLSYYVIVASAGHDTTSAGIAAGLLELLRNPGELARLKADPSLMGTAVEEMIRCATPVREFMRTAQADTEIRGVPIAKGESVLLSYVSANRDEDVFVDPMRFDVGRDPNKHLSFGYGVHFCLGASLARMEMNSFFSELIPRIESIELAGEAQIAASTFVGGVKHLPIRYSLR; from the coding sequence ATGACCACACGGATCATGGACCCGGCCGGGCGCGTGCTGGCCGACCCGACGTCCTACACCGACGAGAAGCAGCTGCACGAGGCGCTGACTCATCTGCGTGCCCAGGCCCCGGTGTCCTGGGTGGACGTCGACGGCTTCGACCCGTTCTGGGGGATCACCAAGCACGCCGACATCATGGACATCGAACGCCAAAATGACCTGTTCACTAACGACCCGCGGGCGGTGTTGCTGCCTGCGGCGCTGGATGCGCAGATGCGGGCGGACCGTGCGGCGGGCGCCGGGCTGGCCACGCTGATCCACATCGACGATCCGCATCACCGCGATCTGCGCAAGATCGGCGCCGACTGGTTCAAGCCGTCGGCGCTGCGGGTGTTGAAGGCGCGCTGCGACGAGCTGGCCAAGCGGTACGTCGACCTCATGGTCGAGAAGGGGCCGGAACTCGACTTCGCCCAGGAGATCGCGGTCAACTACCCGCTGTACGTCATCCTGACGCTGCTCGGCCTTCCCGAGTCGGACTTCCCTCGCATGCTCAAGCTCACCCAGGAACTGTTCGGCAGCGAGGACTCGGAGTTTCAGCGCGACATCGACCAGGAGGCACTGCTGGCCACCCTGATGGACTTCTTCGCCTACTTCGCCGCACTTACTGCCTCGCGCCGTGAAACTCCGACCGAGGACCTCGCCTCGGCGGTCGCCAACGCGACGATCAACGGCGCGCCGCTGTCGGACATGGACACGCTGTCCTACTACGTGATCGTGGCCAGCGCCGGGCATGACACCACCAGCGCGGGCATCGCCGCCGGGCTCCTCGAGCTCCTGCGCAACCCCGGCGAATTGGCGCGGCTCAAAGCCGATCCCAGCCTGATGGGCACCGCGGTCGAGGAGATGATCCGTTGCGCGACGCCGGTGCGTGAGTTCATGCGGACCGCACAGGCCGACACCGAGATTCGTGGCGTGCCGATCGCCAAGGGGGAATCGGTTCTGCTGTCCTATGTTTCGGCCAACCGGGACGAGGACGTATTCGTCGACCCGATGCGATTCGATGTGGGCCGCGACCCGAACAAGCATCTGTCGTTCGGCTATGGCGTGCACTTCTGCCTGGGCGCCTCGCTGGCCCGTATGGAGATGAACAGCTTCTTCTCCGAACTTATCCCGCGGATCGAGTCCATCGAGCTGGCCGGGGAAGCTCAAATCGCCGCCAGCACTTTTGTCGGCGGCGTCAAGCACCTTCCGATTCGGTACTCGCTGCGCTGA